A single Phragmites australis chromosome 4, lpPhrAust1.1, whole genome shotgun sequence DNA region contains:
- the LOC133915482 gene encoding DNA repair protein XRCC4-like — MATTAAAAPRHSCANLSVAVEDPKAAGGGAVFVKATWLPTRFSLAVTDGAGAWVADASDAEVRLRAEQWDQPVADYLALAERYLAFHQPSSSYSFHDAGNGHRRLSWTFERQGTKLEWRWKLQPSPTTQQTISEILDFLMVANIRLSEEVVRKTQSFDKLKQEAEKCLQQSERLNNEKAEFVQATFSKFVAVLNSKKAKLRQLRDKVAELESADKRPKEEEENSTDRTELFEGGGDKEASVNDEPSETGSDHLHSSPEKSAATSRGRRGCKRTRK; from the exons ATGGCGACGACCGCCGCGGCTGCGCCCAGGCACAGCTGCGCGAATCTCTCGGTGGCGGTGGAGGACCCCaaggcggcgggcggcggcgccgtaTTCGTCAAAGCCACGTGGCTCCCCACCCGCTTCTCCCTCGCcgtcaccgacggcgccggcgcgTGGGTCGCCGACGCTTCCGACGCCGAGGTGCGGCTCCGCGCCGAGCAGTGGGATCAGCCCGTCGCAGATTACCTCGCCCTCGCGGAGCGCTACCTCGCCTTccaccagccgtcctcctcctaCTCCTTCCACGACGCCGGCAACGGTCATCGCAGG TTGTCATGGACATTTGAAAGACAAGGTACCAAGTTGGAATGGCGTTGGAAGCTGCAGCCTTCACCTACTACCCAACAGACTATATCTGAGATCCTGGATTTTCTTATGGTTGCAAATATACGCTTGAGT GAAGAGGTTGTTAGGAAAACACAATCCTTCGACAAGTTGAAACAAGAAGCCGAGAAGTGCTTGCAACAAAGTGAAAGATTAAATAATGAGAAAGCTGAGTTCGTACAAGCCACCTTTTCAAAG TTTGTGGCTGTCTTAAACTCAAAGAAGGCCAAGCTCAGACAGCTTAGAGACAAAGTTGCTGAACTCGAATCTGCGGACAAGCGTccaaaggaggaagaggagaactCAACGGACAGAACAGAGCTCTTCGAGGGAGGAGGCGACAAAGAGGCAAGCGTCAACGATGAGCCATCAGAGACAGGCAGCGACCATCTTCATAGCTCTCCTGAGAAATCCGCAGCCACCTCCAGAGGGAGGAGAGGTTGCAAGAGGACAAGAAAATAG
- the LOC133915483 gene encoding transcription factor BHLH148-like encodes MQMGSYYYASFHDEAPFYLHGAAPASPELPFGLIASPGEPSSVSQPPRAGAFQDYRGAGLELLPAGARAPHGSGTNVDRRVVDALGRMGGDREQRDEEEERRQPADTVESSRGFRHMMRERQRREKLSQSYADLYAMVSARSKGDKNSVVQSAAIYIHELKGARDQLQRRNEELKAKILGHDARQQCVEIQFEVDETSSAIDSMIGALRRLKSMDVRARGIRSNMSDGRLWMQWRT; translated from the exons ATGCAGATGGGCTCCTACTACTACGCCAGCTTCCACGACGAGGCCCCCTTCTACCTGCACGGCGCCGCGCCGGCCTCCCCGGAGCTGCCATTCGGCCTCATTGCCTCGCCAGGGGAGCCGTCCAGCGTGTCGCAGCCGCCGAGGGCTGGCGCGTTCCAGGATTACCGCGGGGCCGGACTTGAGCTGCTCCCGGCCGGGGCGCGGGCGCCACACGGGAGCGGGACGAACGTCGACAGGAGGGTGGTTGACGCGCTGGGCAGGATGGGTGGAGATCGTGAACAgagggacgaggaggaggagcggcgccAGCCGGCGGACACGGTGGAGAGCAGCCGCGGGTTCCGGCACATGATGCGGGAGCGGCAGCGTCGCGAGAAGCTCAGCCAGAGCTACGCCGACCTCTACGCCATGGTCTCCGCCAGGTCCAAG GGGGACAAGAACTCGGTCGTGCAGTCCGCGGCGATCTACATCCACGAGCTCAAGGGCGCGCGGGACCAGCTGCAGCGGCGGAACGAGGAGCTCAAGGCCAAGATCCTCGGCCACGACGCGCGGCAGCAGTGCGTCGAGATTCAGTTCGAGGTCGACGAGACGTCGTCGGCGATCGACTCCATGATCGGAGCCCTCAGGCGCCTCAAGAGCATGGACGTGAGGGCGAGAGGGATCCGGTCGAACATGTCCGACGGCAGGCTGTGGATGCAGTGGCGAACCTAG